A region from the Nostoc sp. HK-01 genome encodes:
- a CDS encoding methanol dehydrogenase regulatory protein, translating to MREQIEALTQNLAHTIVGKTEAIRLVLVALLSGGHALLEDVPGVGKTLLAKSLARSLDGKFQRLQCTPDLLPTDITGTNIWNPKTGEFTFLPGPVFANVLLADEINRATPRTQSALLEVMEENQVTVDGVSRTVPQPFFVIATQNPIEYQGTFPLPEAQMDRFMLSLSLGYPSAQEELQMLQNLQQRANATQLQPCISLAELQQLRQICSQVKVESSLQEYILELVRATRHDEEITLGVSPRGTVALQKATQALAFISGRDYAIPDDVKFLVPYVLCHRLIPRGGRNARTIVERLLRSLPIP from the coding sequence ATGAGAGAACAAATTGAAGCTTTAACCCAAAATCTAGCTCATACCATTGTCGGTAAAACTGAGGCAATTCGTTTGGTATTAGTAGCCTTATTAAGTGGTGGTCATGCGTTATTAGAAGATGTACCTGGAGTTGGTAAGACGCTGCTGGCTAAATCTTTGGCGCGTTCCCTAGATGGTAAGTTTCAACGGCTGCAATGTACTCCGGATTTATTACCCACAGATATTACTGGTACTAATATTTGGAACCCAAAAACTGGTGAATTTACCTTTCTTCCTGGGCCAGTGTTTGCCAACGTACTTCTAGCTGATGAAATTAACCGCGCTACACCCCGTACCCAGTCAGCTTTACTGGAAGTAATGGAAGAAAATCAGGTGACAGTCGATGGTGTTTCTCGTACAGTTCCTCAGCCATTTTTTGTGATTGCTACCCAGAATCCAATTGAGTATCAAGGTACTTTCCCGTTACCTGAAGCGCAAATGGATAGATTTATGTTGTCTTTGAGTTTGGGTTATCCTTCTGCACAAGAAGAATTACAAATGCTGCAAAATCTCCAACAAAGGGCAAATGCGACTCAATTGCAGCCTTGTATTAGCTTGGCAGAATTGCAACAACTACGTCAAATCTGCTCCCAAGTAAAGGTAGAATCTTCTTTGCAAGAGTACATCTTAGAATTGGTACGAGCAACCCGACATGATGAAGAAATTACATTAGGTGTTAGTCCTCGCGGTACTGTAGCTCTACAAAAAGCTACTCAAGCTCTAGCATTTATTTCCGGGCGTGATTATGCAATTCCCGATGATGTAAAATTTCTTGTGCCTTACGTTCTCTGCCATCGCCTCATTCCCAGAGGAGGACGTAATGCTAGAACTATTGTAGAAAGATTATTGCGATCGCTTCCTATTCCCTAA
- a CDS encoding bifunctional riboflavin kinase/FMN adenylyltransferase yields MWVASSTASVLRPTTVALGKFDGVHLGHQRVIQPILQPAPNKAGEMEKWGDEANSPQKSVTPQAQELTYSTVVTFRPHPQEFFTGTPRTWLTPLDEKVQQLRSLGVEQLVLLPFDKELSALSPEDFVDKILVQQLQCQRISVGQDFCFGKQRQGTAKDLQLLAANYNIPVTIVPLQTHTDNLSDSGFVSLPPISTSLIRQCLESGDIKSANLCLGRPYTLFGIVIQGQQLGRTIGFPTANLQIPSDKFLPRQGVYAVRVSILSDIPDATTPQLILGVMNIGNRPTVNGTNSSVEVHLFDWSGDLYGQQLAVQIIEFLRPEQKFASLEALKTQIQQDSTIARKILSGEC; encoded by the coding sequence GTGTGGGTTGCGTCTTCAACCGCATCGGTTCTCAGGCCAACTACTGTTGCGCTGGGCAAATTTGATGGCGTACATCTTGGCCATCAAAGGGTAATTCAGCCGATTCTACAGCCAGCACCGAACAAAGCTGGGGAAATGGAAAAATGGGGAGATGAGGCTAATTCACCCCAGAAGTCGGTAACTCCCCAAGCACAAGAACTGACATACTCAACAGTTGTCACTTTTCGTCCCCATCCACAGGAATTTTTTACAGGAACACCCCGTACTTGGTTGACACCACTGGATGAAAAAGTTCAACAATTGCGATCACTTGGGGTTGAACAGCTAGTACTATTACCCTTCGATAAAGAATTATCAGCTTTATCTCCTGAAGATTTTGTCGATAAAATTCTCGTGCAACAATTACAATGTCAGCGAATTAGTGTTGGGCAAGATTTTTGCTTTGGCAAACAACGCCAAGGTACTGCCAAGGATTTGCAATTACTTGCGGCCAATTACAATATTCCCGTTACCATTGTTCCCCTACAAACTCATACAGATAACCTTTCAGACAGTGGATTTGTCAGCCTTCCTCCCATTAGCACTTCCCTGATTCGCCAATGTCTCGAAAGCGGCGATATTAAAAGCGCCAATTTATGTCTAGGACGACCTTACACTCTCTTCGGTATTGTTATTCAAGGTCAACAACTAGGTAGAACAATTGGTTTTCCTACTGCTAATCTCCAAATACCCAGCGATAAATTTTTACCACGCCAAGGTGTTTACGCTGTCAGGGTATCTATTTTGAGTGATATACCAGATGCAACTACACCACAGTTGATTTTGGGAGTTATGAATATTGGTAATCGCCCCACAGTCAACGGTACGAATTCATCTGTGGAAGTACATCTATTTGATTGGTCTGGTGATTTATACGGTCAGCAACTGGCTGTACAAATCATCGAATTTTTACGCCCAGAACAGAAATTTGCGTCTTTAGAAGCTCTGAAAACCCAAATTCAGCAAGATTCTACGATTGCTCGAAAAATTTTGAGTGGAGAATGCTAA
- a CDS encoding beta-lactamase-like protein has translation MSRIENQFTVQFWGVRGSIPSPGPHTVRYGGNTPCIEMQAGGKRLIFDGGTGLHVLGQSLLRQMPIEAHLLFTHSHWDHMQGFPFFVPGFVRGNNFHIYGAIAPDGSTIEQRLNDQMLHPNFPVPLQIMQANLHFHDVKPGQPIHINDITIETASLNHPGEAVGYRVNWRGGAAVYITDTEHFPDRLDENVLWLSRNADILIYDCTYTDEEYYSPKSPKIGWGHSTWQEAVKIAKAANVKTLVIFHHDPAHNDDFLDAVGEEAAKEFPGAIMARERMVLQVPTSVPLSESFPVSKLSG, from the coding sequence ATGTCTAGGATAGAGAACCAATTTACCGTACAATTTTGGGGTGTTCGTGGCAGCATCCCCAGTCCAGGGCCACACACCGTCCGTTATGGCGGTAATACCCCTTGCATTGAGATGCAAGCGGGCGGTAAACGCTTAATTTTCGATGGTGGTACAGGGCTGCATGTTTTGGGACAATCTTTATTGCGCCAAATGCCAATAGAAGCTCATCTGTTGTTTACTCATTCCCACTGGGATCACATGCAGGGGTTTCCCTTTTTTGTGCCTGGGTTTGTCAGAGGGAATAATTTTCATATTTATGGTGCGATCGCTCCTGATGGTTCAACTATCGAGCAACGCCTCAACGACCAGATGCTTCACCCTAATTTCCCTGTGCCGTTGCAGATTATGCAGGCCAACTTGCATTTTCATGATGTCAAACCAGGGCAACCCATTCATATTAATGACATTACCATAGAAACGGCATCGCTGAATCATCCAGGTGAAGCAGTAGGCTATCGAGTTAACTGGCGTGGTGGTGCTGCTGTATATATCACCGATACGGAACATTTTCCGGATAGGCTGGATGAAAACGTTCTTTGGCTATCTCGCAATGCGGACATTCTCATCTACGATTGTACATACACTGACGAAGAATATTATTCACCAAAATCGCCGAAAATTGGCTGGGGACATTCCACCTGGCAAGAAGCGGTGAAAATTGCTAAAGCGGCTAATGTCAAAACGTTGGTAATCTTCCACCACGATCCTGCTCACAATGATGATTTTTTGGATGCTGTAGGAGAAGAAGCAGCTAAGGAATTCCCTGGTGCGATTATGGCACGAGAAAGAATGGTGCTGCAAGTTCCTACATCTGTTCCATTATCAGAATCTTTTCCTGTTAGTAAATTGTCTGGGTAA
- a CDS encoding stationary-phase survival protein SurE: protein MRLLISNDDGIFALGVRTLANCLAEAGHDVTVVCPDRERSATGHGLTLHQPIRAEIVESMFHPTIKAWACDGTPSDCVKLALWALLESPPDLVLSGINQGANLGTEILYSGTVSAAMEGVIEGISSIAFSLTSHLYKDFQPAAKFAKILVEQLAAKPLPDLMLLNVNVPAVKWSEIAGVTFTRQGVRRYVDVFDQRIDPRGKTYYWLTGEVLEDVEPPIGLNLPQNIPIDVHVIKKNQISITPLQYNLTYATGLDKLSHWEIPLK from the coding sequence ATGAGATTACTCATTAGTAATGATGACGGTATCTTTGCCTTGGGTGTTCGTACCCTAGCTAATTGCTTGGCAGAAGCCGGCCATGATGTAACTGTAGTTTGTCCTGATCGAGAGCGCTCGGCTACCGGACATGGACTTACTTTACACCAGCCAATTCGCGCTGAAATTGTTGAATCCATGTTTCATCCTACAATCAAAGCTTGGGCTTGTGATGGCACACCTTCCGATTGTGTAAAATTAGCACTCTGGGCTTTATTAGAGTCGCCTCCAGACTTAGTGCTTTCTGGCATTAACCAAGGTGCCAATTTAGGTACGGAAATTCTCTATTCTGGTACTGTTTCAGCCGCGATGGAAGGTGTGATAGAAGGTATTTCCAGCATTGCTTTCAGCCTAACTAGTCATCTCTACAAAGACTTTCAACCTGCTGCTAAGTTTGCCAAAATTTTGGTTGAGCAACTAGCAGCCAAACCTCTGCCAGATTTAATGTTACTGAATGTTAATGTGCCTGCGGTAAAGTGGTCAGAAATTGCTGGGGTCACTTTTACCAGACAAGGAGTCAGGCGATATGTTGATGTATTTGATCAGCGCATCGATCCCCGTGGTAAAACCTACTACTGGTTAACCGGAGAAGTTTTAGAAGATGTAGAACCCCCAATCGGTTTAAACTTACCGCAAAATATCCCCATTGATGTGCATGTAATCAAGAAAAACCAGATCAGTATTACGCCGTTGCAATACAATCTTACCTACGCAACAGGATTGGATAAATTATCCCACTGGGAAATCCCTTTAAAATAA
- a CDS encoding phenylalanyl-tRNA synthetase subunit alpha has product MTSNLETQLLALQQEGENAIAAADTLERLEELRVNYLGKKGQLGALLRSMGQMSAEERPKIGAIANTVKESLQTSLDKQRAALEAAQIQAQLEAETLDVTMPGIFRPQGRIHPLNGIIDRALDIFVGMGYTVAQGPEMETDYYNFEALNTPPDHPARDMQDTFYLPDGNLLRTHTSSVQIRYMEKEEPPIRVVAPGRVYRRDNVDATHSAVFHQIELLAIDEGLTFTDLKGTVKMFLQAMFGDLPIRFRASYFPFTEPSAEVDLQWNGRWLEVMGCGMVDPNVLKSVGYDPEIYTGFAAGFGVERFAMVLHQIDDIRRLYASDLRFLRQF; this is encoded by the coding sequence ATGACTAGCAATTTAGAGACTCAACTTTTAGCATTACAGCAGGAAGGAGAAAATGCGATCGCTGCTGCTGATACCCTAGAACGTCTAGAGGAACTCAGAGTGAATTATCTGGGTAAAAAAGGGCAATTAGGGGCGTTGTTACGCAGTATGGGGCAGATGAGTGCAGAGGAGCGTCCTAAAATTGGAGCGATCGCCAATACAGTTAAAGAGTCCCTGCAAACTAGTCTAGATAAGCAACGTGCTGCTTTAGAAGCCGCACAAATTCAAGCGCAACTAGAAGCAGAAACCTTAGATGTGACGATGCCAGGAATTTTTCGCCCCCAAGGTCGCATCCATCCCCTCAACGGCATTATTGACCGCGCGTTGGATATTTTTGTCGGTATGGGCTACACCGTAGCTCAAGGGCCAGAAATGGAAACCGACTATTACAATTTTGAAGCCCTGAATACTCCACCTGACCATCCTGCCCGTGATATGCAGGATACTTTTTACCTGCCAGATGGTAATTTACTGCGGACTCACACTTCCTCAGTGCAAATCCGCTATATGGAAAAAGAAGAACCACCAATTCGCGTGGTCGCACCAGGGCGAGTTTATCGGCGCGATAATGTAGACGCGACGCATTCTGCCGTTTTCCATCAAATAGAACTTTTAGCCATTGATGAGGGACTGACTTTTACAGACCTCAAAGGCACAGTCAAGATGTTTTTACAAGCGATGTTTGGTGACTTGCCAATTCGCTTCCGTGCTAGTTACTTCCCGTTTACCGAACCTTCGGCTGAGGTAGATTTGCAGTGGAATGGGCGCTGGCTGGAAGTAATGGGTTGCGGGATGGTTGATCCAAATGTGCTTAAATCTGTAGGCTACGACCCAGAAATTTACACTGGGTTTGCTGCTGGTTTTGGTGTAGAACGCTTTGCAATGGTGTTACACCAAATTGATGATATTCGCCGTTTGTATGCCAGTGATTTAAGATTTTTACGGCAGTTTTAA
- a CDS encoding ATP-dependent DNA helicase RecQ — protein sequence MNQPVTKTWQDVRAAFQKIWGYEDFRPPQGEIISTLLTQKDALIIMPTGGGKSICFQLPALLQTGLTLVVSPLVALMENQVEELRQRHLSAALLHSELPSSQRRATLQALEKQKLRLLYLSPETLLSPPVWERLSQPQLQINALILDEAHCLVQWGETFRPAYSRLGAVRPALLKSKPPGTKISIAAFTATANPLAQNIIQTVLQLQKPEIFRLNPYRANLHPSVSIAWTPRGRKQQLLQFIEKRSPQAGLIYVRTRRDSEDLAAWLTQMGYATASYHAGLGAAERRAVEASWLGGKIPFVVCTCAFGMGINKPDVRWVIHYHAPHLLSEYVQEIGRAGRDGKPAEALTLVSEPTGWLDSGDKQRQQFFADKMRSQLQTAQQLVKKLPKQGDINTVTRQFPDAAVALALLHSSGQLKWLDPFNYKIESNVQKQPTTQLQAVKQMQQYLTTKQCRWQFLLNAFGFSQDAANWRCGHCDNCR from the coding sequence ATGAATCAACCTGTAACAAAAACTTGGCAGGATGTTCGTGCAGCCTTCCAAAAAATTTGGGGTTACGAAGATTTCCGCCCACCACAGGGAGAAATAATCAGTACTTTATTAACACAAAAAGATGCACTGATTATTATGCCAACAGGCGGAGGTAAATCAATTTGTTTTCAATTACCAGCATTACTACAAACAGGCTTAACGTTGGTAGTTTCTCCCTTGGTAGCACTGATGGAAAACCAAGTAGAAGAACTGCGTCAACGCCATCTAAGTGCAGCACTTTTGCATAGTGAATTACCTTCATCTCAACGCCGTGCAACGCTGCAAGCATTAGAAAAACAAAAATTACGATTACTTTATTTATCACCAGAGACTTTATTAAGTCCGCCAGTTTGGGAAAGATTATCTCAGCCACAATTGCAAATCAACGCCTTAATTCTTGATGAGGCACATTGTTTAGTGCAGTGGGGGGAAACATTTCGACCAGCTTACAGCAGATTAGGGGCCGTGCGGCCTGCATTACTCAAATCAAAACCACCAGGAACGAAAATTAGTATTGCGGCTTTTACTGCTACCGCAAACCCTTTAGCCCAAAATATTATTCAAACAGTTTTACAATTACAAAAACCTGAAATTTTTCGCCTTAATCCTTATCGTGCTAATCTGCATCCTAGTGTTAGTATCGCTTGGACACCACGAGGCAGAAAACAACAGTTACTCCAGTTTATCGAAAAGCGATCGCCACAAGCAGGCTTAATTTATGTTCGCACCCGTCGAGATAGCGAAGATTTAGCCGCATGGTTAACTCAGATGGGTTACGCTACAGCTAGTTATCATGCTGGCTTAGGTGCAGCCGAACGCCGTGCAGTTGAAGCCAGCTGGTTAGGTGGTAAAATTCCCTTTGTGGTTTGCACCTGTGCCTTTGGAATGGGGATAAATAAGCCAGATGTGCGTTGGGTTATTCACTATCACGCCCCACATTTGCTATCTGAATATGTGCAAGAAATTGGCCGTGCTGGCCGAGATGGTAAACCAGCCGAAGCACTAACATTAGTGAGTGAACCTACAGGATGGTTAGATTCCGGGGATAAACAAAGACAACAGTTTTTTGCTGATAAAATGCGATCGCAACTGCAAACAGCACAACAACTAGTCAAAAAACTGCCAAAACAAGGCGATATTAATACAGTAACGCGACAATTTCCTGATGCAGCTGTCGCACTTGCATTACTCCACAGCAGCGGACAACTAAAATGGCTCGATCCTTTCAATTACAAAATTGAATCAAATGTGCAGAAACAGCCAACCACACAACTGCAAGCTGTCAAACAAATGCAGCAATATTTAACAACAAAACAATGTCGTTGGCAGTTTTTATTAAATGCCTTTGGTTTTTCTCAAGATGCAGCTAATTGGCGTTGTGGACATTGCGATAATTGCCGTTGA
- the dapF_2 gene encoding diaminopimelate epimerase, protein MIPRLTVPHLENGDRREVIQSQINFDGEIFTFCAATIGNPHCVIPLTEVNSAIAKKYGPILEINPLFPNRTNVQFMQVLNRNTIKIEIWERGAGYTLASGSSSSAAAAVAHKLGLCDSTITVQMPGGEILIQINDDFNI, encoded by the coding sequence ATGATTCCACGTTTGACAGTTCCTCACTTGGAAAATGGCGATCGCCGAGAAGTTATTCAATCACAAATCAACTTTGACGGTGAAATTTTTACCTTCTGTGCAGCAACAATTGGCAATCCCCACTGTGTTATTCCTTTAACTGAGGTTAATTCTGCGATCGCCAAAAAGTACGGGCCAATATTAGAAATTAATCCCCTTTTCCCAAATCGTACTAATGTTCAATTCATGCAGGTTCTAAATCGCAACACCATCAAAATTGAAATTTGGGAAAGAGGTGCTGGCTACACTTTAGCTTCAGGTAGTAGTAGCAGTGCGGCTGCGGCTGTTGCCCATAAACTTGGTTTATGTGATTCTACAATTACCGTACAAATGCCTGGCGGAGAAATTTTAATTCAAATTAACGACGACTTTAATATCTAA
- a CDS encoding 2-isopropylmalate synthase: protein MNKPERIIIFDTTLRDGEQCPGATLNIDEKLAIAKQLARLGVDIIEAGFAFASPGDFEAVSKIAQTVGTEEGPVICSLARARHDDIKTAAEAIKGAARGRIHTFIATSDIHLQYKLKKTKSEVIAIAEEMVAYAKTFTNDVEFSPEDAGRSDPEFLYQVLERAIAAGATTVNIPDTVGYTTPSEFGALIKGIKENVPNIDQAIISVHGHNDLGLAVANFLEAVKNGARQLECTINGIGERAGNAALEELVMALHVRRQYFNPFLGRPVESEEPLTNIDTRQIYKTSRQVSSLTGMLVQPNKAIVGANAFAHESGIHQDGVLKNKLTYEIMDAQLIGLTDNQIVLGKHSGRNAFRTRLKELGFELSETELNKAFVRFKEVADKKKEISDWDLEAIVNDEIQQAPDLFRVELVQVSCGSNACPTATVTLRTPNGEELTDAAIGTGPVDAVYKAINRVVNVPNQLIEFSVQSVTAGIDAIGEVTIRLRYESRVFSGHAANTDIIVASAQAYVNALNRLYASLQTKEKQEEVTA from the coding sequence ATGAATAAACCAGAGCGAATTATCATTTTTGATACTACACTCCGAGATGGCGAACAGTGTCCAGGCGCAACGTTGAATATAGATGAAAAGCTGGCGATCGCCAAACAATTAGCCCGCTTAGGTGTGGATATAATTGAAGCAGGTTTTGCTTTTGCAAGTCCAGGAGATTTTGAAGCAGTTAGCAAAATAGCCCAAACTGTAGGTACAGAAGAAGGCCCAGTAATTTGTAGTTTGGCTAGAGCTAGACACGACGATATTAAAACAGCCGCAGAAGCAATTAAAGGGGCAGCACGGGGCAGAATTCATACATTTATTGCTACATCTGATATTCACCTGCAATACAAACTGAAAAAAACAAAATCAGAAGTAATAGCGATCGCAGAAGAAATGGTCGCTTATGCTAAGACTTTTACAAATGATGTCGAATTTTCTCCGGAAGATGCGGGACGTTCTGATCCAGAATTTTTGTATCAAGTATTAGAAAGGGCGATCGCCGCTGGTGCAACTACTGTTAATATTCCTGATACCGTTGGTTACACAACTCCCAGCGAATTTGGTGCATTAATTAAGGGCATTAAAGAAAATGTACCGAATATTGATCAAGCAATTATCTCGGTTCACGGACATAACGATTTAGGTTTAGCAGTTGCTAACTTTTTAGAAGCCGTTAAAAATGGCGCACGCCAATTAGAATGCACCATCAATGGTATTGGCGAACGTGCCGGAAATGCGGCCTTAGAAGAATTAGTTATGGCCTTGCATGTCCGTCGTCAATATTTCAATCCTTTCCTCGGAAGACCAGTTGAATCTGAAGAACCATTAACTAATATTGACACCCGACAAATTTATAAAACCTCCCGTCAAGTTTCGAGTTTGACAGGAATGCTCGTACAACCAAATAAAGCCATTGTCGGCGCAAATGCCTTTGCTCATGAATCTGGTATCCACCAAGATGGGGTATTAAAAAATAAGCTGACCTACGAAATTATGGATGCCCAATTAATTGGGTTAACAGACAATCAAATTGTTCTGGGCAAACATTCCGGTAGAAATGCTTTCCGCACCCGCTTAAAAGAATTGGGTTTTGAATTATCAGAAACCGAATTAAACAAAGCCTTCGTTAGATTTAAAGAAGTTGCTGACAAAAAGAAAGAAATTTCTGATTGGGATTTGGAAGCAATTGTCAATGATGAAATTCAACAAGCTCCCGATTTATTCCGTGTAGAATTAGTGCAGGTTTCCTGCGGTAGCAACGCCTGTCCCACCGCTACAGTTACCCTCCGCACCCCCAATGGTGAAGAGTTAACTGATGCAGCTATTGGTACTGGGCCAGTAGATGCAGTTTACAAAGCAATTAACCGCGTTGTGAATGTACCCAACCAATTAATTGAATTTTCTGTGCAGTCAGTAACCGCTGGGATTGATGCAATTGGGGAAGTCACGATTCGTCTGCGCTATGAATCAAGAGTGTTTTCGGGTCATGCAGCCAACACAGACATCATAGTTGCATCCGCGCAAGCTTATGTTAATGCGTTAAATCGTCTTTACGCATCCTTGCAAACTAAAGAAAAGCAAGAAGAAGTTACGGCATAA
- a CDS encoding serine/threonine protein kinase with Chase2 sensor, with protein sequence MAEEPTSTVSKKHLSTANTASGKPTKVTLTASQSKLVARVSYFLAAASTIGATLLTASGVGWVNLMESQIFSAFFQLRGAIPLATSSLRDATRTTNALPADIVILAIDDQSISLPEQYYKSDPHQYAYLEPLKSFPFKRATYAQIIEKLMQAGAKSVALDVVFDTPSSYGSEDDRQLQAVLKKYGSKVTLAALYENFATHQGTFTQLTLPQDMFQVGGVSIGSVNFPLEADGKVHKLASEFPKLLAANGMLIEKAPSFDEAVLGAAQIKYSQPKGDRIYFWGTAGTFEQISLWYVLDAQNWNNYLQQGRVFQDKIVLIGSTDKLNNDYHPVAAANMSERMAGVEIHANAIATLMQNKAIAPAISSSVLQGLFVLILVGATVYIVNRTKNNLQRFLVSFAVASIWGGTSYICFIYGQLIFPTAIPMMAIAFNGLSYLGIEVAREKLRTRQLVTIFQKYKTSPVVQEIISQQNDLQDLLQKRDLAVSGKILAGRYKIVKVLGSGGFSETYIAEDMHRPGYPNCVVKQLKPANPQSKGLELARRLFNSEAATLERLGTHQQIPQLLAYFEQEDEFYLVQEYVVGHSLIKELPSGQGLRETIVIAIIKELLQILVFVHENGVIHRDIKPSNIIRRHTDNKLVLIDFGAVKEVSIPQIENSEQAPFTIGIGTRGYAPNEQCFGRPQYSSDIYAIGMIGIRALTGIPPHEMDRNEDGEWQWKNQAVVSDALAEILCRMVLDDLKQRYQSALEVLAILEKLAISQDINTWQQNDNSDLPTTPWSVGSAENL encoded by the coding sequence ATGGCAGAAGAACCTACATCTACCGTCAGCAAAAAACATCTATCTACTGCCAATACAGCATCTGGCAAACCCACAAAAGTAACTCTAACAGCATCACAGTCTAAGCTGGTAGCTCGTGTGAGTTATTTTTTGGCGGCTGCGTCCACAATTGGGGCAACATTGCTGACTGCTTCTGGTGTGGGCTGGGTTAATTTGATGGAGAGTCAGATATTTTCGGCGTTTTTTCAACTGCGGGGCGCGATACCTTTGGCAACGTCTTCTCTTCGAGACGCTACGCGAACGACGAACGCACTACCAGCAGATATCGTGATTTTGGCAATCGATGACCAGTCAATCTCACTTCCCGAACAGTACTATAAATCAGATCCACACCAGTATGCCTACCTAGAACCACTGAAATCTTTTCCGTTTAAACGTGCTACATACGCCCAGATTATCGAAAAGTTAATGCAAGCGGGAGCAAAGTCTGTTGCGTTAGATGTAGTTTTCGACACACCCAGCAGTTATGGTAGTGAGGACGATCGCCAGCTGCAAGCTGTATTAAAAAAATACGGCAGTAAAGTTACCTTAGCCGCACTTTATGAAAATTTTGCCACCCATCAAGGTACGTTCACCCAACTGACTTTACCTCAAGATATGTTTCAAGTCGGCGGGGTGTCCATTGGTTCAGTCAATTTCCCTTTAGAAGCAGACGGTAAAGTTCACAAATTAGCCAGTGAATTTCCCAAGCTATTAGCTGCTAATGGGATGTTAATAGAGAAAGCGCCTTCCTTTGATGAAGCTGTTTTAGGTGCAGCGCAAATCAAATATTCTCAGCCAAAAGGCGATCGCATTTATTTTTGGGGGACAGCGGGGACTTTTGAGCAGATTTCTTTGTGGTATGTCCTTGATGCACAAAACTGGAATAACTATTTGCAGCAAGGCAGAGTTTTTCAAGACAAAATAGTTTTGATTGGCTCTACAGACAAACTAAACAATGATTATCACCCAGTAGCGGCTGCCAATATGTCGGAACGTATGGCTGGTGTAGAAATTCACGCCAATGCGATCGCCACTTTAATGCAGAATAAAGCGATCGCCCCGGCAATTTCTAGTTCAGTTTTGCAAGGGTTGTTTGTGCTGATTTTAGTTGGCGCTACAGTCTACATCGTCAATAGAACCAAGAACAATCTCCAACGATTTTTGGTCAGTTTTGCCGTAGCCAGCATTTGGGGAGGAACTAGCTATATCTGCTTTATATATGGTCAGTTAATTTTCCCAACGGCTATACCAATGATGGCGATCGCTTTTAACGGACTATCTTATCTGGGAATAGAAGTGGCTAGAGAAAAGTTGAGAACACGCCAATTAGTTACAATTTTTCAAAAATATAAAACCTCTCCAGTTGTCCAAGAAATTATCAGCCAACAAAACGACTTACAAGACTTACTTCAGAAAAGGGATTTAGCCGTATCAGGCAAAATCCTCGCCGGACGCTACAAAATTGTCAAAGTTCTCGGTTCAGGTGGATTTAGCGAAACTTATATTGCTGAAGATATGCACCGTCCTGGTTATCCAAATTGCGTTGTCAAGCAACTAAAACCAGCCAACCCCCAATCCAAAGGTTTAGAACTTGCTAGGCGTTTATTTAACTCAGAAGCAGCAACTCTAGAAAGATTAGGAACTCATCAGCAAATTCCGCAATTACTGGCTTATTTTGAACAAGAGGATGAGTTTTATTTAGTTCAAGAATATGTAGTGGGTCATTCCTTGATTAAAGAACTACCATCAGGTCAAGGTTTAAGAGAAACTATAGTCATTGCCATTATCAAAGAACTATTACAAATCTTAGTCTTTGTTCACGAGAATGGTGTGATTCACCGAGATATTAAACCAAGCAATATCATCCGCCGACATACAGATAACAAGCTAGTATTGATTGACTTTGGTGCGGTAAAAGAAGTTTCAATACCACAAATAGAAAATTCCGAACAAGCCCCGTTTACAATTGGCATTGGTACAAGAGGTTACGCACCCAATGAACAATGTTTTGGTCGTCCACAATACAGTAGTGATATCTATGCGATCGGTATGATTGGCATTCGCGCCTTAACCGGGATTCCACCCCATGAAATGGATAGAAATGAAGATGGCGAATGGCAATGGAAAAATCAGGCAGTTGTCAGTGATGCTCTAGCTGAAATATTGTGCAGAATGGTACTTGATGATTTAAAACAGCGCTATCAATCAGCATTGGAAGTGTTAGCAATACTTGAGAAATTAGCAATTTCTCAAGATATTAACACCTGGCAGCAAAATGATAATTCAGACTTACCTACTACGCCTTGGTCGGTAGGTTCAGCGGAAAATTTGTAA